The following proteins come from a genomic window of Micromonospora echinofusca:
- a CDS encoding rod shape-determining protein, which yields MLAPGAYARLGLRHPVALDLGTSTVRLWTPTSGTVVAEPAVVAWNSAGAQAVGRAAIALRDTGDVKLAWPVRHGVVTDFFACVHLLRVVAAASGRPGDDVSPVVVGVPATATLRQKDLLVAAVRHAFGGRVATVEEPLAAALACRADLDGDDVVAVDIGLGRTEIAHIADRAVEAAERVDGPNALDQVPLIAAAVRRLGARPVGPGRRRLLITGGGAVHPELGARLAALTGRVVTMPADPHLATLAGLRLLLTG from the coding sequence ATGCTGGCCCCCGGCGCGTACGCCCGCCTCGGCCTACGCCATCCCGTCGCCCTCGACCTGGGCACCTCGACGGTGCGGCTGTGGACGCCGACGTCCGGCACGGTCGTCGCCGAGCCGGCCGTCGTCGCGTGGAACTCGGCCGGCGCCCAGGCCGTCGGTCGGGCCGCCATCGCGCTGCGCGACACCGGTGACGTGAAACTGGCGTGGCCGGTGCGGCACGGCGTGGTGACCGACTTCTTCGCCTGCGTACACCTGCTGCGGGTGGTGGCCGCGGCCAGCGGACGGCCCGGCGACGACGTCTCCCCGGTCGTGGTCGGCGTGCCGGCCACCGCCACGCTGCGACAGAAGGACCTCCTCGTCGCGGCGGTCCGCCACGCGTTCGGCGGGCGCGTCGCCACGGTCGAGGAACCGCTGGCCGCCGCCCTGGCCTGCCGGGCCGACCTCGACGGCGACGACGTGGTGGCCGTCGACATCGGACTCGGTCGCACCGAGATCGCCCACATCGCCGACCGCGCGGTCGAGGCCGCCGAGCGCGTCGACGGGCCCAACGCCCTCGACCAGGTGCCGCTGATCGCCGCCGCGGTACGACGCCTGGGCGCGCGGCCCGTGGGGCCGGGGCGCCGCCGGCTGCTGATCACCGGCGGCGGGGCGGTGCACCCCGAACTCGGCGCCCGGCTGGCGGCGCTGACCGGCCGGGTCGTCACGATGCCCGCCGATCCGCACCTGGCCACGCTCGCCGGCCTGCGCCTGCTGCTCACCGGCTGA
- a CDS encoding potassium transporter TrkA — MDVELTPLPGIGTRRMFTTAAGVRVGVVTHHAGGRRELVHSDDEDPDATRSITLEPDEAVVLAGLLGLLDALDVTGPGAGVPATTTPAVGG; from the coding sequence ATGGACGTCGAACTGACCCCGCTGCCCGGCATCGGGACCCGCCGCATGTTCACCACCGCCGCCGGAGTGCGCGTCGGGGTGGTGACCCACCACGCGGGCGGCCGGCGCGAGCTGGTCCACTCCGACGACGAGGACCCCGACGCCACCCGCAGCATCACGCTGGAACCCGACGAGGCCGTCGTCCTGGCCGGACTGCTGGGTCTGCTCGACGCCCTCGACGTCACCGGGCCCGGAGCCGGAGTTCCGGCGACGACCACCCCAGCCGTCGGCGGGTGA
- a CDS encoding ABC transporter ATP-binding protein, whose translation MTDTGLVMRGVSLRFGDGDDTVPALDGVDLTVAPGQFVAVVGPSGAGKSSLLAVAGGLTVPTSGSVTLAGRDMTVSSARARAALRREFVGFVFQSGNLIPALTAVDQIRLPARFGARGSRPRDAMALLDEVGMAHKANRRPHQLSGGERQRVGIARALVNRPRLLLVDEPTAALDRARSHEVVELLARETKENDVATVMVTHDHDVLRHCTTVYEMIDGRLMPVA comes from the coding sequence GTGACCGACACCGGCCTGGTCATGCGCGGCGTGAGCCTGCGCTTCGGCGACGGCGACGACACCGTACCGGCCCTGGACGGCGTCGACCTGACCGTCGCCCCCGGGCAGTTCGTCGCGGTCGTCGGCCCCTCGGGGGCCGGCAAGTCCAGCCTGCTCGCGGTGGCCGGCGGGCTGACCGTCCCGACGTCGGGCTCGGTCACCCTCGCCGGACGGGACATGACCGTGTCGAGCGCGCGGGCGCGGGCGGCCCTGCGCCGGGAGTTCGTCGGCTTCGTGTTCCAGTCCGGCAACCTCATCCCCGCGCTGACCGCCGTGGACCAGATCCGGTTGCCGGCCCGCTTCGGCGCTCGCGGCTCCCGGCCCCGCGACGCGATGGCCCTGCTCGACGAGGTCGGGATGGCCCACAAGGCGAACCGCCGCCCGCACCAGCTCTCGGGTGGCGAACGGCAACGTGTCGGCATCGCCCGTGCCCTGGTCAACCGGCCGCGACTACTCTTGGTGGACGAGCCGACCGCCGCCCTCGACCGTGCCCGCAGTCACGAGGTGGTGGAGCTGCTGGCCCGCGAGACCAAGGAGAACGACGTCGCCACCGTCATGGTCACCCACGACCACGACGTGCTGCGCCACTGCACGACGGTGTACGAGATGATCGACGGGCGACTGATGCCCGTGGCGTGA
- a CDS encoding TetR/AcrR family transcriptional regulator, producing the protein MPKIQAPTVAEHRARQRRAILAAARELLAESGAQAPSLAEVGKRTGLARPSVYQYFKSREDLLNAVIADMFPQWSAYVTQQMDRATDPGGRVLAYVEANLRLVAQGEHAVMRGLAASVPGAVLAEESRVLHDQLRTPLVAALAEHGASDPAAAAELVQAVVYASSQMIENGTPEAAVLALTRELLGPYLRQQG; encoded by the coding sequence GTGCCGAAGATCCAGGCGCCCACGGTGGCCGAGCACCGTGCCCGGCAGCGACGGGCGATCCTGGCGGCGGCCCGGGAACTCCTCGCGGAGAGCGGGGCGCAGGCGCCGAGCCTGGCCGAGGTGGGCAAGCGGACAGGCCTGGCGCGCCCCAGCGTCTACCAGTACTTCAAGTCGCGCGAGGACCTGCTCAACGCCGTCATCGCCGACATGTTCCCGCAGTGGTCGGCGTACGTCACGCAGCAGATGGACCGGGCCACCGACCCGGGCGGGCGGGTGCTGGCCTACGTCGAGGCCAACCTGCGGCTCGTGGCGCAGGGCGAGCACGCGGTCATGCGCGGGCTCGCCGCCAGCGTGCCGGGCGCCGTCCTCGCCGAGGAGAGTCGCGTCCTGCACGACCAGTTGCGTACGCCGCTGGTGGCGGCCCTGGCCGAGCACGGCGCGAGCGACCCGGCCGCCGCGGCGGAACTGGTCCAGGCGGTGGTCTACGCGTCCTCACAGATGATCGAGAACGGCACCCCGGAAGCCGCCGTGCTCGCCCTCACCCGGGAGCTTCTGGGCCCCTACCTACGACAGCAGGGCTGA